In Desulfomonile tiedjei DSM 6799, a genomic segment contains:
- a CDS encoding cyclophilin-like fold protein, which produces MKIRIIIGNIVMDAELNDSPTSEKIVEALPLETFFSTWGDEIYFSVPVKSVLDETAQQEVQIGDLGYWPSGNAFCVFFGPTPVSTGGKIIPASPVNIIGKVIGDATLFKKVMGERTVRVECSR; this is translated from the coding sequence GTGAAAATTCGTATCATCATCGGTAACATAGTTATGGACGCCGAATTGAACGACTCGCCTACCTCCGAGAAAATAGTGGAGGCCTTGCCTCTTGAGACGTTCTTCAGCACATGGGGAGACGAGATCTATTTTTCCGTTCCTGTCAAGTCTGTCCTCGATGAGACAGCACAACAAGAGGTGCAGATAGGCGATCTGGGGTATTGGCCTTCGGGCAACGCTTTTTGTGTTTTCTTCGGTCCTACTCCCGTGAGCACTGGCGGCAAAATCATCCCCGCTTCCCCGGTAAATATCATTGGTAAGGTGATTGGCGACGCGACGCTGTTCAAGAAGGTCATGGGGGAGAGAACGGTACGAGTCGAATGTAGTCGGTAG
- a CDS encoding peptidylprolyl isomerase, whose protein sequence is MSSNHSRHIWIAATFMMLLLVSAPHSFAQTDKVVAKIGNQTVTESDLKEISNAVPEKFRHLYLTPEGRKKTLDYVVNIYVLAAEAERLGMDKKPETDKLLQFTRRDLLARLYLDQMSKDLPAPTDAEAKEFYEANKAQYATPESVHLHHILVSSEKEAKDAMDKLKKGEKFADLASQISICPSKMKGGNLEWLPKGSLVPEIEEVAFSMKNGQITGPVKSKFGYHVLLLEDKKPAQENSFDQVKEYILEQLRFQKQQDHYEKISNDLRKKMQVQINDQNLPSGVPIPAGPTSAPK, encoded by the coding sequence GTGTCAAGCAATCACTCTCGGCACATTTGGATTGCAGCAACGTTCATGATGCTTCTGCTGGTGAGCGCTCCGCACTCTTTCGCCCAGACCGACAAAGTCGTGGCAAAGATCGGTAATCAGACCGTAACTGAGTCCGACCTCAAAGAAATCTCGAATGCAGTACCGGAGAAGTTTCGCCACCTGTACCTTACTCCTGAAGGTAGGAAAAAAACCTTGGATTATGTGGTGAACATCTATGTGCTCGCCGCGGAAGCCGAAAGACTGGGGATGGACAAGAAGCCCGAAACTGACAAGCTCCTGCAGTTTACCCGACGAGATCTCCTTGCAAGATTGTACCTCGATCAGATGAGCAAAGATTTGCCCGCACCCACCGATGCGGAAGCCAAAGAATTTTACGAGGCGAATAAGGCCCAATACGCCACTCCCGAAAGTGTCCACCTGCATCACATTCTGGTCTCCTCTGAAAAGGAAGCGAAGGATGCGATGGACAAATTGAAGAAGGGCGAGAAATTCGCGGACCTGGCAAGCCAGATTTCGATCTGCCCGAGCAAGATGAAAGGCGGAAATTTGGAATGGCTGCCCAAAGGAAGCCTGGTGCCGGAAATCGAAGAAGTGGCATTCAGCATGAAGAACGGTCAGATTACAGGACCGGTAAAATCAAAGTTCGGATATCACGTTCTTCTGCTGGAAGATAAAAAGCCGGCCCAGGAAAACAGCTTCGATCAGGTTAAAGAGTACATTCTGGAACAGCTTCGGTTCCAAAAACAACAAGATCATTATGAAAAGATTTCCAATGACTTGCGGAAGAAAATGCAGGTACAAATTAACGATCAGAATTTACCGTCCGGAGTTCCCATTCCGGCAGGCCCGACCTCAGCGCCCAAGTGA
- a CDS encoding acyl-CoA dehydratase activase, protein MITAGIDCGAKNTKTVILKDGRIVGKGMVLTGFEQAAAIKESLQIALKEAGINEYDLKRIGGTGSGANAIVQANFRVNDIKAIVTAAHFFFPDSRTVVDVGAEESRAVKCDENGAVVDFAINEKCAAGAGAFIEAMGRALETPLEEMGNLAFSSDNPIPMNAQCAIFAESEVVGLIHAKVEKRDICRAILDAMASRIASMIRRIGANPDIVMLGGVACNPGFVTALKRDLNIDSVYVPELPEYGAAVGAAVAAAEAK, encoded by the coding sequence ATGATCACTGCAGGGATTGACTGTGGTGCAAAGAACACTAAGACGGTCATTCTGAAAGACGGACGGATAGTCGGAAAAGGTATGGTTCTCACCGGTTTCGAGCAGGCAGCGGCTATCAAAGAATCACTGCAGATTGCGCTAAAAGAAGCCGGGATTAATGAATACGATTTGAAAAGAATTGGCGGGACCGGTTCCGGCGCAAATGCCATTGTACAAGCAAACTTCAGAGTCAACGATATTAAAGCCATAGTTACGGCAGCACACTTCTTTTTTCCTGATTCCCGGACTGTTGTCGATGTTGGAGCCGAAGAAAGTCGCGCAGTGAAATGCGACGAAAATGGCGCAGTCGTGGATTTTGCGATCAACGAAAAATGTGCGGCAGGAGCAGGCGCATTCATCGAAGCCATGGGGAGAGCTCTCGAGACACCGCTGGAGGAAATGGGGAATCTCGCCTTTTCTTCAGACAATCCCATTCCCATGAATGCTCAGTGCGCCATCTTTGCTGAATCCGAAGTGGTGGGCCTTATACACGCGAAAGTAGAGAAAAGAGACATTTGCAGGGCAATTCTCGATGCAATGGCAAGCCGGATCGCGTCCATGATCAGGCGCATCGGCGCGAATCCCGATATTGTCATGCTCGGTGGCGTTGCTTGTAATCCCGGATTCGTTACTGCCCTGAAGAGAGACCTGAACATCGATAGCGTGTACGTTCCGGAATTGCCGGAATATGGCGCTGCCGTGGGAGCTGCTGTTGCCGCTGCAGAAGCCAAATAG
- the bzdQ gene encoding benzoyl-CoA reductase, bzd-type, subunit Q: MADENTQEFWKWQETNWVNPCINWENGRCITVGIDVGSVSSQAVVMVDGEMFAYGNMRTGSNSPDSARNALRFALEKTSLTEEKIHYLIGTGYGRVNVPMADRTVTEIACHAKGANFFYGPSVRTVLDVGGQDIKVIRCDEKGKVTNFLMNDKCAAGTGRGMEVFSDLLSVPIGDVGRRSFEVDGEPPPVSSTCVVYAKSEATGLLRKGLSTNEVLAAYCSAMANRIYSLLERVGVEPEFAVTGGMAKNQGVIGRLTRKLGLEPLKTKWDTQLAGAAGAALFGYALCRQGKGRK, translated from the coding sequence ATGGCCGACGAGAACACACAAGAATTCTGGAAATGGCAGGAAACCAATTGGGTGAATCCCTGTATCAATTGGGAGAACGGCCGGTGCATTACTGTCGGAATCGATGTGGGTTCGGTGAGTTCCCAGGCGGTAGTCATGGTTGACGGCGAAATGTTTGCATACGGGAACATGAGAACCGGGTCCAACAGTCCCGACAGTGCTCGAAACGCTTTACGGTTTGCTCTGGAGAAAACCTCGCTCACGGAAGAGAAGATACATTATCTGATAGGAACCGGGTACGGTCGTGTCAATGTTCCCATGGCCGATAGAACCGTCACGGAAATCGCATGCCACGCAAAAGGCGCAAATTTCTTCTACGGACCCAGTGTGCGCACGGTTCTGGATGTCGGGGGACAGGATATCAAGGTCATTCGCTGCGACGAAAAAGGCAAGGTCACGAATTTTCTCATGAATGACAAATGTGCCGCAGGAACGGGCCGCGGAATGGAAGTCTTTTCGGATTTGCTTTCCGTTCCCATTGGCGATGTGGGAAGACGTTCCTTTGAAGTAGATGGAGAACCGCCGCCGGTTTCCAGTACCTGTGTAGTGTACGCCAAATCCGAGGCAACCGGGTTGTTGCGTAAGGGTTTGAGTACGAATGAAGTTCTCGCTGCCTACTGTTCCGCGATGGCTAATCGCATTTATTCTCTCCTGGAACGGGTGGGCGTGGAACCGGAATTCGCTGTCACCGGCGGAATGGCAAAGAACCAGGGAGTCATCGGAAGGCTTACCAGGAAGCTGGGTTTGGAACCTCTGAAAACGAAATGGGATACTCAATTGGCAGGTGCTGCCGGTGCGGCCCTGTTTGGCTATGCCCTCTGCCGACAAGGTAAGGGACGGAAGTAG
- a CDS encoding 4Fe-4S dicluster domain-containing protein, with translation MKANYGYSDASGDYFITIDTDKCDGCGECVSACPAGVFQVVDCDPNDPMNEEPVVTVIPDKEKKIKYECGPCKPFTNTPSLPCVQVCTHCAIAFSW, from the coding sequence ATGAAGGCGAATTACGGCTACAGTGACGCTTCAGGAGATTACTTCATCACCATTGATACGGACAAGTGCGATGGATGCGGTGAGTGCGTGAGCGCCTGTCCTGCCGGGGTCTTTCAGGTCGTTGACTGCGATCCCAACGATCCTATGAATGAAGAGCCGGTTGTCACGGTGATTCCTGACAAAGAAAAGAAGATTAAGTATGAATGCGGTCCGTGCAAGCCATTCACGAACACGCCGTCTTTACCCTGTGTGCAAGTCTGCACACACTGTGCGATTGCATTCTCCTGGTGA
- a CDS encoding thiolase family protein, translating into MERNVCIVAGGMSKWGVRDGSQRDFFQEAAKACYEDSPQVNPKDIDGLLVASAYTERTSYQTHLAPLVAEYVGIKPKNICARVELLCASGSSAIILAFAMIKSGQADVVMVAGGEKLYTPQKWEIFYSELASVDHDWDGSQGLGLPPPVFAMVAKQHFKQYGTKKEHLGMISVKNRRNAAKNPKAQFQTPVTMEEVMSGKMIVSPLTLYDCCPITDGAAAVILASEEKAKEMTDKPLVYIRGTGQASVNNMSANMPNWTTWEALKIAGQQAYKKSKVEPKDVDVAMTHDCFTISEIIEMEDLGFCKKGEGGFFVADGQNDFGGKIPTNTDGGLLGCGHPFGGTGIRQGIEVMKQLRGDATQQVPGATIGLTHNLSGFIAAHTVIIYGKEVA; encoded by the coding sequence ATGGAACGTAACGTGTGCATCGTTGCCGGAGGAATGTCCAAGTGGGGCGTCAGAGACGGCAGCCAGAGGGATTTTTTTCAGGAGGCCGCAAAAGCCTGTTACGAAGACAGCCCTCAAGTGAACCCGAAAGACATTGATGGTTTACTGGTTGCATCCGCGTACACTGAACGGACTTCCTATCAAACCCATCTCGCACCACTGGTCGCAGAATACGTGGGCATAAAGCCGAAGAACATCTGTGCACGAGTGGAATTGCTGTGCGCGAGCGGCAGCTCGGCGATTATCCTGGCGTTCGCCATGATCAAGTCCGGCCAGGCGGACGTCGTCATGGTCGCCGGGGGCGAGAAACTCTATACCCCTCAAAAATGGGAAATATTCTACAGTGAGCTTGCTTCCGTAGACCACGACTGGGATGGCTCACAGGGATTGGGACTTCCTCCGCCCGTTTTCGCGATGGTGGCAAAACAGCACTTCAAGCAGTATGGGACCAAGAAAGAGCACCTGGGCATGATTTCCGTCAAGAATCGACGGAATGCCGCAAAAAACCCCAAGGCGCAGTTTCAAACACCCGTGACCATGGAAGAAGTCATGTCGGGCAAGATGATTGTCTCTCCTTTGACTCTTTACGATTGCTGCCCAATCACTGACGGTGCTGCAGCCGTAATCCTGGCTTCCGAAGAAAAAGCCAAAGAAATGACAGACAAGCCTCTGGTATATATCCGTGGAACAGGACAGGCCTCCGTGAACAACATGTCCGCGAATATGCCCAACTGGACAACATGGGAAGCTCTGAAAATAGCCGGACAACAGGCGTACAAGAAATCGAAAGTGGAGCCCAAGGACGTTGACGTGGCAATGACGCACGATTGTTTCACCATTTCCGAGATCATTGAAATGGAAGACCTGGGGTTCTGCAAGAAAGGTGAGGGCGGCTTCTTCGTAGCGGACGGACAGAATGATTTCGGTGGAAAGATTCCGACCAATACGGACGGCGGTCTCCTTGGCTGCGGTCACCCGTTCGGAGGAACCGGCATTCGTCAGGGAATCGAAGTTATGAAGCAACTGCGTGGGGACGCGACTCAGCAGGTTCCGGGAGCAACGATCGGCCTTACTCACAACCTGAGCGGTTTCATTGCCGCACACACAGTTATTATCTACGGCAAGGAGGTCGCATGA
- a CDS encoding Zn-ribbon domain-containing OB-fold protein: protein MSTPGISVLTGKYMVTMDLFPQQSKEFNQMHPFYEHLKEGRLTTTKCKACGSEPFPPRLMCPDCYSTDMEWIDWPLTATVIDVTEEMVGVPLGFGKPPLIHALIDLQGKKTFFARIINCKEGELKSGDQVKLSVFEVDPVPQEVGRNVVEMPRVFYAFEPVK from the coding sequence ATGAGCACGCCCGGAATTTCCGTACTCACCGGAAAATACATGGTAACTATGGATCTGTTTCCGCAGCAGTCCAAAGAATTCAATCAAATGCATCCATTCTACGAGCACCTCAAAGAAGGGCGCTTGACCACGACAAAATGCAAAGCTTGTGGATCTGAGCCCTTTCCTCCGAGGTTGATGTGTCCGGACTGCTACAGCACCGACATGGAATGGATTGACTGGCCGCTCACGGCTACAGTCATAGACGTTACCGAAGAGATGGTGGGCGTTCCCCTGGGTTTCGGAAAGCCTCCGTTAATTCATGCACTGATCGATCTTCAAGGTAAGAAGACCTTTTTTGCACGTATCATCAATTGCAAGGAAGGCGAGTTGAAGTCCGGCGATCAGGTAAAGCTGTCGGTATTTGAAGTAGACCCGGTTCCCCAGGAAGTAGGGCGGAATGTAGTTGAAATGCCGCGTGTTTTCTATGCCTTTGAACCGGTCAAATAA
- the oah gene encoding 6-oxocyclohex-1-ene-1-carbonyl-CoA hydratase translates to MALEWLPRDNEIKDHILIGSEHWGSEAPCTVYEKKPLTDPNGNPVEGLYVAWIRLNNPQQYNSYTTEMVKGVIAGFTAASQDRSVVAAVFTGTGDRAFCTGGNTREYAEYYARRPHEYGEYMDLFNGMVDSILNCKKPVICRVNGMRVAGGQEIGMACDIAVSSDLAIYGQAGARHGSSPDGGSTDFLPWFLSMEDAMWNCVSCELWSAYKMKAKNLISKVIPVLKKDGKFIRNPLIITDEYVKDGEIVYGEFKTGAAAKEAREMMKDIPIDFELLDKEVSRIVWTFANLFPGCLIKAIDGIRAKKKFFWDQSKLPNRHWLMANMGYEAFLGFNAFNTKKLTGKDVIDFIKLRQLIAQGSPMNANTYAEVFAKPQE, encoded by the coding sequence ATGGCATTAGAATGGTTGCCAAGGGACAATGAAATAAAGGATCACATACTCATTGGTTCCGAACACTGGGGAAGCGAAGCTCCTTGCACGGTTTACGAGAAAAAACCTCTTACCGACCCGAACGGCAATCCGGTGGAAGGGCTCTATGTAGCCTGGATCAGACTCAATAACCCCCAACAGTATAATTCCTACACTACCGAAATGGTGAAAGGCGTTATCGCAGGATTTACGGCTGCCAGCCAGGATCGGTCCGTTGTTGCCGCAGTGTTTACCGGGACGGGCGACAGAGCTTTCTGCACGGGCGGAAACACGAGAGAGTACGCAGAATACTATGCGAGAAGGCCTCATGAGTACGGCGAGTACATGGATTTGTTTAACGGCATGGTGGATTCGATTCTGAATTGCAAGAAACCGGTCATTTGCCGTGTGAACGGAATGCGAGTGGCTGGAGGACAGGAAATCGGAATGGCTTGCGATATTGCCGTCTCCAGCGATCTGGCCATTTACGGTCAGGCAGGCGCACGCCATGGTTCGAGTCCTGATGGTGGGTCGACAGACTTTCTGCCCTGGTTCCTTTCCATGGAAGACGCCATGTGGAACTGCGTGAGCTGCGAGCTTTGGAGCGCCTACAAGATGAAGGCCAAGAACCTGATCTCCAAAGTAATTCCCGTGCTCAAAAAGGACGGCAAGTTCATCCGGAATCCTCTCATCATCACCGACGAATACGTGAAAGACGGCGAGATCGTCTACGGAGAATTCAAGACCGGCGCCGCTGCAAAAGAAGCACGTGAAATGATGAAAGATATTCCCATCGATTTCGAACTCCTGGACAAGGAAGTCAGTCGGATAGTATGGACTTTTGCCAATTTGTTCCCCGGTTGCCTTATCAAAGCTATTGACGGGATTCGCGCAAAGAAAAAATTCTTCTGGGATCAATCAAAGCTCCCCAACCGTCATTGGCTCATGGCCAACATGGGGTATGAGGCATTCCTTGGATTCAACGCGTTCAATACCAAGAAGCTAACCGGCAAGGACGTGATCGATTTTATCAAGTTGCGTCAGCTCATAGCTCAGGGGTCTCCGATGAACGCGAATACCTATGCTGAGGTATTTGCGAAACCGCAAGAGTAG
- a CDS encoding enoyl-CoA hydratase-related protein — translation MDYKLIKCEKLFDGAVFKVVLNAPKANILEAAMLGEISCALDGLCSEKDLKLIVFEGEGKHFSFGASVPEHTKENAAMMLKAFHGVFFQLVRLSVPVMAIVRGQCLGGGMELALFCNFIVADGSAMFGQPEIMLGVFPPPASVMLTRKVGQTYADDMVLTGRSVSAAEAQKMGLITLLAEEGQDAWETASQWIEKHILPKSAESLRIANRAVRMDFFRAVMEDFPRMEGLYLKDLMESHDANEGITAFIEKRKPVWQNR, via the coding sequence ATGGATTACAAGCTTATCAAATGTGAAAAACTATTTGACGGCGCAGTGTTCAAAGTTGTCCTGAATGCTCCCAAGGCGAATATCCTCGAAGCCGCCATGCTGGGAGAAATATCTTGCGCACTTGACGGTCTCTGCAGCGAAAAGGATTTGAAGCTGATCGTATTTGAAGGGGAAGGAAAACACTTTTCCTTCGGGGCGAGCGTCCCGGAGCATACCAAAGAGAATGCGGCAATGATGCTCAAAGCATTTCATGGCGTATTCTTCCAGTTAGTTCGTTTGTCTGTGCCGGTCATGGCCATTGTGAGAGGCCAGTGTCTCGGAGGCGGAATGGAGTTGGCTCTGTTCTGCAATTTCATCGTTGCTGACGGCAGCGCCATGTTCGGCCAGCCTGAGATCATGCTCGGGGTTTTCCCTCCTCCTGCTTCTGTCATGTTGACTCGCAAAGTAGGCCAAACCTATGCGGATGATATGGTGCTGACCGGACGTTCGGTTAGTGCCGCAGAAGCCCAGAAAATGGGTCTGATCACGTTGCTTGCCGAAGAAGGTCAGGATGCGTGGGAGACTGCTTCACAATGGATTGAAAAGCATATTCTCCCCAAGAGTGCAGAATCGCTCCGCATTGCAAATAGAGCAGTAAGAATGGATTTCTTCAGAGCTGTCATGGAAGATTTTCCCAGAATGGAAGGGCTCTACCTGAAGGACCTCATGGAATCACACGATGCCAACGAAGGCATAACGGCTTTCATCGAAAAGAGAAAACCGGTCTGGCAGAATCGTTAA
- a CDS encoding aminoglycoside phosphotransferase family protein: protein MKLHMAASEMNSYGLTEETRKRLYSVLRDRPEPSGIVQLAGDASTRTYFRVAYPTGQTVIAMLQATAGANEEAAFIELSRFLESRGLPVPSILAYSKEESALLLQDLGDELLESVVENASSDDISRLYSDAVDLLVRMRSATETPDPGCRAYSLAFDEEKLMQEMHFFLEHFVIGFARLQPSPAALKTLESFFLNICQNLAREPRIFAHRDFHSRNLILHEDRLFMIDFQDARMGPAQYDLASLLRDSYISLPEDLIETLISRYTDSVSDPDPIRFRYIFDIMSLQRNIKALGTFGYQSWVRNSDRYLSAIPRTGLHVARNLAKYAEFATFRQVLEDHIVDPATAPHLLDDLH from the coding sequence ATGAAGCTACACATGGCGGCATCCGAGATGAATTCGTACGGATTGACTGAAGAAACACGAAAACGGCTTTACTCAGTGCTACGAGATCGGCCCGAACCATCGGGAATCGTTCAGCTCGCGGGAGATGCGTCCACAAGGACATATTTCAGGGTGGCCTACCCGACGGGTCAGACGGTCATCGCCATGCTGCAGGCAACTGCAGGAGCCAATGAAGAAGCTGCTTTCATCGAGCTGAGTCGATTCCTCGAGAGCAGAGGACTCCCTGTTCCTTCGATTCTCGCGTACAGCAAGGAAGAAAGCGCTCTCCTTTTGCAGGATCTGGGGGACGAGCTGCTGGAATCTGTTGTCGAAAACGCTTCCAGCGATGACATTTCCCGATTGTACAGCGATGCGGTGGACCTGCTGGTACGCATGCGATCTGCTACGGAGACTCCGGACCCCGGTTGCCGTGCTTACAGTCTCGCTTTTGACGAAGAGAAATTGATGCAGGAAATGCATTTCTTTCTGGAGCATTTTGTGATTGGTTTCGCACGCCTTCAGCCATCACCGGCCGCACTGAAAACTCTCGAATCGTTTTTCCTGAATATTTGCCAAAACCTTGCACGGGAGCCGCGCATTTTTGCCCACCGCGATTTCCATTCACGAAATCTCATTCTCCACGAGGATCGGCTGTTCATGATCGATTTTCAGGATGCGAGAATGGGACCGGCTCAGTATGACCTGGCTTCACTATTGCGCGATTCGTACATATCTCTCCCTGAGGATCTGATAGAGACCCTCATCAGCCGTTATACAGATTCTGTCAGTGATCCCGATCCGATTCGATTCAGATATATTTTTGACATCATGTCCTTGCAGCGCAACATAAAAGCGCTCGGAACGTTCGGTTACCAGTCATGGGTACGCAACTCCGATCGCTACCTCTCCGCAATACCTCGCACGGGCCTGCATGTGGCACGGAATCTTGCCAAATATGCTGAATTTGCGACGTTCAGGCAGGTGTTGGAAGACCATATCGTCGACCCCGCCACAGCGCCGCATCTTCTTGACGATTTACATTAA